The following are encoded together in the Microscilla marina ATCC 23134 genome:
- a CDS encoding SMI1/KNR4 family protein — MNNPHVQEIIKVIQAFGHEVANSGLPAEEIRKAEEALQVKFPEVLVDFYLQLGNHPVYKNRGCYEYNIRSLSSLYPADEDGYLTLFSEGGGYDSVWECVRVEELGKAEPIAEFWVVDSVYDRHPLLEGLQNVTFANLTAPHHLKKAHYANVTQVANFTAGLPEVIPGELFITPELYVQTDQVAETDKFNVIVGASTPQTLLSFITHSSRQKHQTLLHNLWLNIEPEDAFEVELLGQFSEQQLEKLYYNSRQVSVKELRELLDKENKAT; from the coding sequence GCACGAAGTAGCCAACAGTGGCTTGCCCGCCGAGGAAATCAGAAAGGCAGAGGAAGCTTTGCAAGTAAAGTTTCCTGAAGTTTTAGTTGATTTTTACCTCCAATTGGGCAACCACCCTGTGTATAAAAACCGGGGATGTTACGAATACAATATCAGGAGCTTATCGAGTTTGTATCCAGCAGATGAAGACGGCTATCTGACGTTGTTTAGCGAGGGGGGAGGTTATGACTCAGTGTGGGAGTGTGTTAGGGTAGAGGAGTTGGGCAAGGCTGAACCCATCGCGGAGTTTTGGGTGGTAGACAGTGTCTACGATCGTCACCCTTTGTTGGAAGGTTTGCAAAATGTAACCTTTGCCAATCTCACTGCTCCTCATCACCTCAAAAAAGCCCATTATGCCAACGTCACCCAAGTAGCCAATTTTACGGCTGGTTTGCCAGAGGTAATTCCTGGGGAGTTATTCATTACGCCTGAACTGTATGTGCAAACGGATCAAGTAGCCGAAACAGACAAGTTTAATGTAATCGTAGGGGCAAGCACGCCACAAACATTACTTTCTTTTATCACCCACTCCAGCCGGCAAAAGCACCAGACATTGCTCCATAATCTTTGGTTAAACATTGAACCAGAAGATGCATTTGAGGTGGAGTTACTTGGTCAGTTTTCTGAACAACAGCTGGAAAAGCTATACTATAACAGTCGCCAGGTATCGGTAAAAGAGTTAAGGGAACTATTGGACAAAGAAAACAAAGCCACGTAA